One Saccharomyces eubayanus strain FM1318 chromosome XVI, whole genome shotgun sequence DNA segment encodes these proteins:
- the UME1 gene encoding Ume1p, protein MTTLDVAERNKIKNEEFKIWKKSIPSLYQHISSLKPNFSSNVNETSTTPKSLVFTNDKACDKAKGTLTAPLLYSQGSEIFEVECVMPLGLHYKKLEGSIEILPQPDYTTESLKVEQTVLTPKWEFKGETIEKMIYVDNSEINVKVIALSANGSLAWFRDGVKLPVYTMLEAPSPLSTASCGEHDGKPNVDFAISNDSKTLVVTKGTILDSESATFKIIDNSSKIGEVVRTVSVSNIKTIQAVNFLNNNIFATCSDDGVIRFWGTEAGEEPLWILNDSLDGKSCCFAVSPFVDTLFVTGTSSGAIKVWDLRAVVSSMDAAVGPNSNQEHNKVNELFKVHHFYSERVSRIEFSAISPTEMITVGDLGNVYHWDFEPVFSSYTETSEEFQGTIADEVEAESMTFYHTEGCRREMGENDKVNTVAYHNSIEDLVATVDSDGLLTVYRPFTGKIHGDETKLEMATD, encoded by the coding sequence ATGACTACTTTAGATGTTGCAGAGagaaataaaattaaaaatgaagaattcaaaatctGGAAGAAATCAATACCTTCTTTATACCAACATATTTCAAGTTTGAAGCCTAATTTCAGCTCAAACGTCAACGAAACGTCAACAACACCCAAAAGTTTAGTCTTCACTAACGACAAAGCTTGTGACAAAGCTAAGGGGACTTTAACCGCACCGCTTCTATATTCCCAAGGGAGTGAGATTTTTGAAGTGGAATGCGTAATGCCACTTGGACTTCATTATAAAAAGTTAGAAGGCAGTATAGAAATATTACCACAACCAGATTACACCACGGAGTCCCTAAAAGTTGAACAGACTGTTCTAACACCAAAATGGGAATTTAAAGGTGaaaccattgaaaaaatgatatatgTTGATAACAGTGAAATAAATGTAAAAGTGATAGCCCTCTCCGCCAATGGTTCTTTGGCATGGTTCAGGGATGGAGTTAAATTACCTGTTTATACAATGTTGGAAGCGCCCAGTCCTCTCAGTACAGCATCATGCGGAGAACATGATGGTAAACCAAATGTTGATTTTGCAATCTCAAACGACTCAAAAACACTGGTAGTAACTAAAGGAACTATACTTGATAGTGAAAGTGCTACGTTCAAGATAATAGATAACTCAAGTAAAATAGGAGAAGTTGTTCGTACAGTGTCTGTTTCTAATATAAAAACCATCCAAGCGGTTAACTTCTTGAATAACAACATATTTGCTACTTGCTCAGATGACGGTGTTATAAGGTTTTGGGGAACTGAAGCAGGTGAGGAGCCCCTATGGATATTAAATGATTCTTTAGACGGAAAATCATGTTGCTTTGCCGTATCGCCCTTTGTTGATACCTTATTCGTAACCGGAACAAGTAGTGGAGCCATCAAAGTTTGGGATCTCCGTGCGGTTGTTTCCTCGATGGACGCTGCTGTTGGTCCGAATTCCAATCAAGAACACAATAAAGTCAATGAGCTATTTAAAGTCCATCATTTTTACAGTGAGCGAGTCTCTAGAATCGAATTTTCTGCCATTTCACCTACAGAGATGATAACTGTTGGGGATCTTGGAAATGTCTATCATTGGGATTTTGAGCCAGTTTTCTCCAGCTATACCGAAACAAGTGAGGAGTTCCAAGGTACGATAGCCGATGAAGTAGAAGCAGAAAGCATGACATTTTATCACACTGAAGGCTGTAGAAGAGAAATGGGGGAAAACGACAAGGTCAATACTGTTGCTTACCATAATTCTATTGAAGACCTGGTTGCCACAGTTGATAGTGATGGTTTATTAACTGTGTATAGGCCGTTTACAGGAAAGATTCATGGAGATGAAACGAAGCTTGAAATGGCAACGGACTAG
- the SPP1 gene encoding Spp1p, whose translation MSLPQWCPPHSNLKINPMTGEDVYCICKKPDYGELMVGCDGCDDWFHFSCLHIPGQFKDLVFSFFCPYCQAGITGKNKDAIMNGEMNLPKTLWKRKCRLSDCYKPCLQDSKYCSEEHGKEFVDDIWARLKTDEDKVKVKKMVEQTEHVDKFKKFGQADFINNDIVIKNDQEKEIFDQIVARDSTLKILENDLRELQEKTLPLFKKKFELLEVYLSWLDNVYTEIRKLDDDIAANMEGDKTSTKGTNKKKKNNSRSRPRRNICGYYSTYEQTPCAVEEFVAEIGKDEESTTIRGVCTKWKCNRHSDWVSTNQEQYLQQIDSLESMQERLQHLIQARKKQLNIQYYEQLLRKGL comes from the coding sequence ATGTCTCTACCACAATGGTGTCCTCCACATTCAAACCTAAAGATAAATCCAATGACGGGGGAAGACGTGTACTGCATATGTAAAAAACCGGATTATGGGGAACTAATGGTAGGATGTGATGGCTGCGATGACTGGTTCCATTTCTCTTGTCTTCATATTCCTGGCCAGTTTAAAGACTtggtgttttcttttttttgtcccTACTGTCAAGCAGGGATTACTGGTAAGAACAAAGATGCCATAATGAATGGTGAAATGAACTTGCCCAAGACTTtatggaaaaggaaatgtAGATTGAGCGATTGTTACAAGCCATGTCTACAGGATAGCAAATATTGCTCAGAGGAACACGGCAAAGAGTTTGTTGATGACATTTGGGCTCGATTGAAAACGGATGAAGACAAAGttaaagttaaaaaaatggtcGAACAAACTGAACATGTAGataagttcaaaaaattcgGTCAAGCtgattttatcaacaaCGATATAGTTATAAAAAATGACCAGGAAAAAGAGATTTTCGATCAAATTGTAGCACGAGATAGTACATTAAAAATACTTGAAAACGATCTTCGGGAACTTCAAGAGAAAACGCTCccattattcaaaaagaaatttgagCTTTTAGAGGTATATTTGAGTTGGTTAGACAACGTGTACACTGAAATTCGCAAGTTAGACGATGACATCGCGGCCAATATGGAAGGCGATAAAACTTCTACTAAGGGGacaaataagaagaaaaagaacaatagCAGGAGCAGGCCGAGGAGGAATATTTGTGGCTATTACTCTACATATGAACAGACACCTTGCGCTGTAGAAGAATTTGTGGCTGAGATTGGGAAGGACGAGGAAAGCACTACAATCCGTGGGGTATGCACAAAATGGAAGTGTAACAGGCATTCAGACTGGGTGTCTACAAATCAAGAACAGTATCTTCAACAGATTGATTCCTTGGAATCGATGCAAGAGAGGTTACAGCATCTCATACAGGCAAGGAAAAAGCAACTCAATATCCAATATTATGAACAACTTCTGAGAAAAGGCTTATAG
- the MKK2 gene encoding putative mitogen-activated protein kinase kinase MKK2, whose product MASMFRPPASNRSHQKTPKLTLPATLVQNLKPAHEGQNPNRSPYSSVNESPYSNNPTSATSATSSMASNSTLLYSRSTTSTKSTLTMKNRPIPPPLPPLVLTQKEDGKEHIIADDFHISERFSSLHVDTTYQEPLLSGSSNKLADIDTSFFRRDLSTPGGDDSYPSTLLSAYDLSSSGSNATPISATNITSCSSLVQGKDVDQLEEEAWRFGHLKNEIITLGILGEGAGGSVAKCRLKNGKKTFALKTINTLNTDPEYQKQIFRELQFNKSFKSNYIVQYYGMFTDERNSSIYIAMEYMGGRSLEATYKNLLRRGGRISEKVMGKIAESVLRGLSYLHERKVIHRDIKPQNILLNEKGEIKLCDFGVSGEAVNSLAITFTGTSFYMAPERIQGQPYSVTCDVWSLGLTLLEVAGGKFPFESDKITQNVAPIELLTMILTFSPRLKDEPELGIIWSKTFKSFIEYCLKKDARERPSPRQMLKHPWIVGQMKKKVNMERFVKKCWESEEDE is encoded by the coding sequence ATGGCTTCGATGTTCAGGCCACCAGCATCCAACAGGAGCCACCAAAAGACACCAAAATTAACGCTTCCAGCGACTTTAGTTCAAAATTTAAAACCGGCTCATGAAGGACAAAATCCCAATCGATCACCTTACTCTTCCGTGAATGAAAGCCCATATTCAAACAACCCTACGTCGGCCACGTCGGCCACCTCATCTATGGCTTCGAATTCTACTCTACTGTACAGCCGATCAACTACGTCTACAAAGTCTACTTtgacaatgaaaaatagaCCGATACCACCACCATTACCACCCTTAGTCTTAACACAAAAGGAAGACGGCAAAGAACACATAATAGCTGACGATTTTCACATTTCTGAAAGATTCTCAAGTTTGCATGTTGACACAACATACCAGGAACCTCTGTTGAGTGGTTCTTCCAACAAGTTAGCTGATATAGATAcctcttttttcagaagGGACCTGAGCACACCAGGCGGTGATGATTCATATCCTTCGACACTTCTCTCGGCATACGATTTAAGTAGCAGTGGAAGCAATGCCACCCCTATAAGTGCCACCAACATTACTTCTTGTTCCTCCTTAGTACAGGGGAAAGATGTAGATCAACTAGAGGAAGAAGCTTGGAGGTTTGGCCATCTCAAGAACGAAATCATAACACTGGGCATCTTAGGAGAGGGTGCAGGAGGATCCGTAGCCAAGTGTCGATTGaaaaacggaaaaaaaacttttgcATTAAAGACAATTAATACCCTAAATACCGACCCAGAATACCAAAAGCAAATATTCAGAGAGCTGCAATTTAATAAGAGTTTCAAGTCTAATTATATTGTACAATACTACGGTATGTTTACTGACGAACGGAATTCCTCCATATACATCGCTATGGAATATATGGGAGGAAGATCGCTGGAGGCAACGTATAAAAACTTGTTAAGACGCGGTGGGAGGATAAGTGAGAAAGTGATGGGCAAGATTGCGGAGTCAGTATTGAGAGGATTATCATATCTacatgaaagaaaagttattCATAGAGACATCAAACCGCAAAATATCCTTCTCAATGAAAAGGGAGAAATCAAGTTATGCGATTTTGGTGTTAGTGGAGAGGCTGTCAACTCCTTGGCGATAACATTCACCGGAACATCGTTTTATATGGCCCCAGAACGAATACAGGGGCAACCGTATAGCGTAACATGTGACGTATGGTCTTTAGGCTTAACACTACTAGAAGTTGCTGGGGGAAAATTCCCCTTTGAATCCGACAAGATAACACAGAACGTGGCACCAATAGAATTACTGACCATGATTCTGACATTTTCTCCCCGCTTGAAGGACGAGCCTGAATTAGGTATCATTTGGAGCAAGACATTCAAATCGTTTATTGAATactgtttgaaaaaagatgcCAGGGAAAGACCATCTCCCCGGCAAATGTTAAAGCATCCATGGATTGTCGGacaaatgaagaaaaaagtcaatATGGAACGTTTTGTCAAGAAATGTTGggaaagtgaagaagacgagTAA